The sequence GGAAACCCAGGATATCGACATCGAGGTTCGCGGCGACCTCGGGGCTAAAGTCGCAGCAGGTATCGACGACGATGCGGCAACGGTCCGAATGACCGGCGGATGCGGCCTTGTCCATCAAAGCGACTCCTTACGTAAAAAGGCGGCCACCCGCATGGGATGGCCGCCAGCCGTTAACTCATGCAAGTTAACGTATTTTACTCGTCAAGTGTTTCGATGCGGGGCTTGATGATGCCATATCCACCATTCTTACGGTGATACACCACATTGATAAGGCCGGTCGTCGCGTTCTCGAACACGTAGAAGTCGTGACCGAGCAGATCGGTCTGCACCAGCGCCTGCTCCTCAGTCATCGGAGTGACGTCGATAACCTTCTCGCGGACGAGCAGGTCGTCTTCCTCCTCGGGCAGCAGCAGGTCGGCCAGATCCTCGACGCGCTCGACCGGTGCGACATCCGCGGCGCTGGCACCACCCTGGCGGTTGTCCACGACCTTAGTCTTGAACTTGCGCAGCTGGCGGGTAACCTTATCGGCGGAGAGGTCGATGGCGGCATACATATCTGCGCCGTGCTCGGCAACGCGAATCACAGAGCCGCGGGCACGAACCGTGACCTCGACGATTGCCGGGTTGGGGTTCGAGGGGTTCTTCTCATAACGAAGCACGACGTCGACTGTCATGGGCTCGATATCGAAAACCTTGAGCGCCTCGCCGATCTTCTCATCCACATGCGCACGCAGAGCATCGGTTACCGTCGTCTTGCGTCCAGAAACCTTGATATCCATACGTGGCTCCAATCTGCCTCGGGGACTTACTGTACTGGCTATGTACCCATTGCCGTGCATTTAATCACGCGGATTCCTAAAGACCCGAATAACGATTGCTTGATACCGCATACCGAAGTCTCGCACTTTTCTGTGGCAAAGTGCGCTATAGGAGGGCGACGGCGACTTTGGTTTTGCACCTAAAAAATGTCTTTGACCTGCTGGTTTTACGGAAACGAAAAAGCCGGGCTCCCCTGTTGGGAAAGCCCGGCAATGCGTGTTGAAACCGTGAAGAGGCGTCTCTCTTAGCGCATAGGAGACGCCACCCCTAGCAATAACTAGCTATTGAGCTTGTTAATGTCGTCGTCGGTGATAGCGCCCTCTTGGCTGGACGACTTATCCTCGGAGGTTGCACCCTCGCTGCTCGAATCGGAGGATGCAGACTCGCTGGATCCGGTGTCGGACGACTGCACGTCGGCGCCCGAGACCGTCTTGGTGGTGAGATCATAGGGCATCGTGCCGTACCAGACGGAGTGGACCGCCTCGAGCGTGCCATCGACCGTGATACCGTCGAGGGCATCGCTCACGGCACGGCATAGCTCATCGTTGGCCGCGAGGCCCGCGACGCCGAGCGTCGAGGGTGTCTCGAGCGCGCCGACGTAAGAGATCTGGCTCATCAGGCGCGCAAGGTAGCCGCCGGCCGTGGAATCGCAAATCACGTAGTCGATCTCGCCGGACTCGAGCGCCTCAAAGCACTCGTTGATGTTGGAGAAGGTCTTTTGGTTGGCCGTGATGCTCTGCTTGGCGAGCGCTTCCTGCGAGGCCGAAGAGGTCTGAACGCCCAGGGTAGCGGCGTTAAGCGTTTCGGCGGAAACGCTCAGCGACTCGCCGTCGCTCGTCTTTCCGAACACTGCCGCAGCGTCGTACAGGCAAGTACCAAGCGTGCTTATGTCACCATCCGTGGAATTGATGTCGCCAATGAAGATGTCGGCCTTTTTGTCGCCAAGCGCGGAATCGGCAGAAGACGCATCGACGAAGGCAACCTTAAGGCCCATACGGCTTGCAAGGGCGCGGGCAGCATCGACCGCGTAGCCCGTGAGGTTACCATCGGCGCCCTGCATGGCCTGCGGGGCATCGGAGGTATCGAGGGCAACCGTCAGGGTGCCGGGAGTGACCAGGGCATCGTCCGACACCGTAGGGGTAACGGTCTCGCGCTCGATCTGGTCAATCGTGGGTGTCGTGAACGTGGACAGTGGATTGAACGCGCATCCGCTCAAGCCCAATACGGCAATGACCGCCGCGGTCCCAGCACCTAACCGAGCCGCGTGCATCAAGCTGCCCCTCACCATGTCCACTACCCTGCCTTCTATGTCGTATACAATCCGTGCGTTGCGCGGAATAACGGGTGTTCCCACCAGCTGACCTGGTATTTGACCCCACACTTGCGCACCGGGGTGTTTGCTCGGGAGGCCGTAACCACCTTCACGACTGGCCCGCTCGCCCGCGAGGCGGTATTGCCCCAAAGAAAGTAGAACGGACGGTGCGGCTTACATCTAGGACGCGCCATGATCGCGCCGCGCGCACGCGGTCGCTTACGTGGATCCCTTTGACCGCGTCTGTCTTGGACTAGGATGGACATTTCGTCCGTCCGCAACCACAGCCTGGCAGGAACGTAGCGCATTATAGCTAAGTTCAAGCTAAAGTTTAAGGTTAGGGGCGTCATTCGCACCGTGAGCACAGATTTTGCAGGTCGGAGCGGACCATTCGTGCCCCCATGAAGCCCGGAGCTCCCCTACGGGGAGCTCCGGGGCACCCGCCTCAGAGCGCCGTGTGCAAAAAACGGCAAATATGAGTACTGTCACCAATTTAGTAGCAGCGTTTTTCCGCCCCGCGAGCCCTTTTTGAGTTCCGCACAGCCTGCTTGGCGCCAAGATATTCCACATTCGTTTATTATCTGGTAGCGCGCAGAGATGTGGTGTAAGAGGCGGGGCATGCCCCGCCTCCGCCCTTTCTTGAAAGGGAGGGGACACCGCCTAGAATTCGTCGTTGGAGTAATGAAGGTGACGAATGGAAGGAAAGGCGATGCCCCAAGAAGAGAGTGTACTGCGCCTCGGCCGCGACGAGGCCCTCGAGGCGGCGAGGCTTTGGCAGGAGTGCGGCGACGCGCGCGAGTTCGCGTGCAGGGTGCTGGGCAGCGTGATGAACGCGCTGATGGACTCCGAGGCCCAGCAGATGTGCGGCGCGAGCCGCAACGAGCGCAGCGACGGCAGGGAGAACAGCCGCAACGGCTACCGCCCCAGGTCGCTCAAGACCGCCGTGGGCGACGTGGAGCTCGAGATACCCAAGCTCAGGCACGGCACCTACTACCCCGAGGGCATGCTCGCGCGATGGTCGCGCGTCGACACCTCGGTGGCCGCCATCGTGCAGGAGATGTACGTATGCGGCGTGTCCACCCGCAAGGTCGAGCGCGTGGCGTCCAAGCTGGGCATATCCTCGCTGTCGAGCTCGGAGGTCTCGAGCCTCTGCTCCGACCTCGACGCCGAGGTGGCGGAGTTCCGCCGCCGCGACCTGTCGGGCACGCCGTGCTGCTACCTGTGGCTCGACGCCACCTACATGAGCTGCAGGGTCGGCTCGTCGGTCGTCTCGCAGGGCGTCGTGACCGCGATCGGGCTGGGCGCCGACGGGCGCAAGCACTTCCTGGGCTGCGACGTGGTCGACACCGAGAGCGAGGACTCCTGGGCGGCATTCCTCGGCGGGCTGCGCGAGCGCGGGCTGGCCGGCGTTCGCCTCGTGGTCTCCGACAGCCACGCCGGGCTCGTGGCCGCCGTCTCGCGCCTGTTCCAGGGCTGCGCCTGGCAGCGCTGCGTGACGCACCTGCAGCGCAACCTCCAGAGCGCCTGCTCGGGCAGGCCCGAGGACTCCAAGGCGGCCGTCAGGGACCTCGTGCACGCCGCGGTCTACCAGGACGACCCCGACCTCGCGCGCTGCGTGTGGGCCGAGGCGGCGCCCTGGGTGGCGTCGGTGTCCGCCAGGGCCGGCGAGGTCTTCGAGCAGGCCGAGGACTCCGCGCTGGCGTTCACGGCCTTCCCCAGGGCGCACTGGGCCAAGCTCCGCACCAACAACGTCCAGGAGCGCGCCAACCGCGAGATCAAGCGCCGCTACAGGGTCGTGCAGTCCTTCCCCTCGAGGGAGTCGATGCTGCGCCTGACGTGCGCGAGCCTCATGGAGACCGAGGGACAGTGGTCCCAGCAGCGCGTGTTCTCCGAGGCCTCGGCCGCCGAGGGCTTCGCCGAGCCCGCGGACAGGCCGGCCCCGACAGAGGGGAGGCGCCGCGCGCTCGGGCGGCGCGCCAGGGAGATAGTGGACGAGATAGTCGAGAGGCGCGGTCTCAAGAAGGAGTAATATCGGGACTTGCAGCGACGGACCTCAGGACGCTCTTACACCACGTCTGCGCGCGCCACCTATTATCTCTTCAATGAATCCAAATACTCGGCCCAAGTTTCTTTGTTTTTACTGCCACTAATCTAGTAACAGTACTCATATTTGCCGTTTTTTGCACAGGGCATATAAACAGACCCCTCCTATAAAGCCATAGTTTTACGCCGGCTTGAGCCCAAAGCACGCTCGGAGCGTATTCAGCAGAGCATCTTGCCTCTTTCGACGCGCCTCTACGCGATTCTGATATCGCTTACCCATGCGTTGGTAAATGCGCCATGCGAGCGCTTCCATCGCTTCCATGTCGCAGAGCATTTCGTTGTTGACCGTCGCGACCTCGATTCCCATAGTAATCAAGCCCGTGTTGCGTTTTTCATCATGGACACGTCCCCTTCGAGAGGAATGACCCAGCTCACCGTTGTATTCCAGGTCAAACCGGGCTGTTTCCTGGTACGCATCGCAAACTGCATGCGGCATCCCCGAGATTGCCTGCGCGCGGTCATCGAACTCGATCTTGTAGTCGGTCTTAAAGGGACCGCAGGCAAATCCGCCATAGGAAAACGGAAGCGAAAACATGGCAAGCATGATGCACTCCATGGGTGAGCGCAGGTTTTCTGACAGGTAGGGACACAGGCGTAGCAGTTGTTTGGCCGCACTCCCCTTGCATGCCGCAAGGTAATCTGCCAGGCGATCGGGCGTCAGCACCGGCTCGACTTCAAAGTAGCCCACGTCTGCCGGTTGGTCCTTGTCCTTTGCAAGTCTATTCGCAACAGGTGAGGTGTAGGGAGGCAGATACTTCCCGCGATCACTCAGTGAAATCTTGGAACACAGTTCCTGGGCCAGGGCAAACGCCTGGATACAGCCGACCTCGCGGGCGACGGCAACACAAAGGGCCTCGGGAGATAGGCTGCACACCCCCGATTCCACCTCTAGAATCGCGCCGGCAGGCAACCCGGAACACACGGACCAGTCCACGCCAGGCATACGGCGGCGCTGCGCCGCAGATCCCACCAGCAAGCAAAGATCTTCTTGCACCTCGCCGCTTTTGGCTCCAATTCGCACCAGGTCGGGAAGATAGATATCCTCGGTCGAAGGCGATGACGTACACAGCACGCGGCACTCCTCCTCGGGCTCAAGGTCCTTCCAGCCGATGTAGCCCATCTGTCGGCGCTCGGCGCGCATCATGCGTAGCGCCGAGGCGCCTGTTAGGATTGCGGAAGCCGCTAGCTGCTCTTTTGTCGGTTTGTTGCACTGCCTGATTGTTACCGCCACACGAATCACCCCTACCAAACGCGTGCGATAGCAAGGCCATCAACGGCCGCGGCACCGGCGCGTTTGAGTTCCGCCGAAGCCGCTGCCATCGTCGCACCCGTGGTGATAACGTCGTCGATAAGCAGCAGGCGGCGGCCCCGCACGTCCTCAACGGTCTCGTACATGCCTCGGGCGCGTTCACGGCGTTCTTCACGACCGAGTTCACGCTGGTCGCCATGGCCGTACTTAACGAGGGCGTCGAGCAGCGGAACACCAGACAGCTCGCAAAATGGGCGCGCGATGGCTTCCATATGATCGAAACCGCGTCGCCGAAACGCCGCCGCCGTCGCGGGCACAAACACCACGGCATCGGCGCCGGACAACACACCGCCGTAGCGTTCGGGTGCCGCGACCTGGGCATGTAAGGCGGTGTCGTATAGCAGCTCTGCCAGATACGGCGCCAGACGTCGCTCGCCCGCGTCTTTGTACGCTTTAATGATCCGCGGCAGCGGATGCGTGTAAACGGCACATGCCAGGCACCGGTCGAGCGCTTCGGCCATCGCCGAAGACGCACCCTCGACCGAGCACTCGGTGCACAGCAAGTCTCCAAACGGGGCTCCGCATCGGGTGCAGCTATGCCGCGGGTCGATGAGTGCAAGCGCCGCCAAGCAGTCTTGGCAAATAAGCGCGCCGGAGCGCTCGCAGCCGGCGCATCGCGTGGGCGACAACGCCTCAAGCCCCTCGTGCGCCAACCGCTCGGCAAACGGTAGCAATTCGTCCGCAAACGGTAGGATGCCGGCACCTTGCAGGCATCCCAACACATTCAAATGTCTCTTCACGACACAACCCTCCCTACGCTCGGTCGCAGGGAGGGTTGTTGATTCAGCGCTATGGTACCCCGACGCGTTTGGGGTCAGGCAGGTTAAATCCGTTTGCGGGCGCTATTCGCCGGTGGGCGGTTGCGGTGCGGACGAGTTTTGGGTCGAGCCCTCGCCACCATCCTGGCGCGGCTTGCGGGAACGGCGACGGCGACGGCGCTTTTGACCCTGGTCGGCCGAACCCTCGCCACCACGATCGTCGCGCGACTCGCGTTCATCGCGAGCAGCGCCGCGCGCGGCCTTGGCGGCCGCCCCTCCGCCATCTCCGGGGCGACGGCGCGTGACCTTGACCTCGCCATCCGAGACCTGATCGGCCACGGAGGGCACCGAAGGCTTTTGCTGCGCGCCCGAGGAATGGCGACGACGCGGACGCGGGGTGCGCTCGTCATCGTTGCGCTGCTTGCCACCCTTGTCGGCAGGCGTATCGGAACCCGAACCACCCTTGGGGGCGGCGACGGCTTCGCGAGCGGCTGCGGCGCGGAAGGCGTCCTCGCGCTCCTCGCTCGACAGATGACGGCGGCGGCGACGGCGCGTGGGATTCATGCCACCGCCGCGGTTTTGCTGCTGGGGCTGCTGAGCCTCGCGCTCGCGGGGGGAATTCTTGCCTGCGGGAGCGGCCTCGCCGGTATCGCCCGAACCCGAGCGCTTGCGGCGGCGACGTCCACCGGCAGCCTCCTCGGCCTCGGGTGCCTCGGCCTTGCCGCGACCCTTACCGCGGCCGCGACCCTCGCCCTGGCTCTGACCCGCACGGGTATCGGCGTCCGCATCGCGACGGCGGCGCTTGGGCATCGTCGTCCCCGCCAGACGGTCGGCGCTCGACAGGCCATCGCCCACGTCGACGCCGTTCTCGCGGTCGAGCTCCATAAGCGCCAAGCGCATCTCGGGCGACTCGATACGCTCGAGCACATCGCGCGTCACGCAGTCGGGGCGGCAGTTGCAGCCCTGCTCGGCGGCCTTCTTTTTACAGCCCTCCGAGCAGGTCATGTCGGCCAGGTTGACCTTAAAGACTTTGCCGTTCTCCAGGCGCAACACCAGCTGCTCACGCGGCGTGTCATATTCCTGGATACGCGCCTTGCCAAGCGGCGTATCGATAAGCGTCTTCTTTTTGGGCGCGCGGCTCTTAAAGTCCTTGTACGCCTCGAACTCGTAGCGCAGGCAGCACATCAGGCGGCCGCAGACGCCGCTAATTTTGGACGAGTTGAGCGGCAGGTCCTGCTCTTTTGCCATGCGAATCGAAACCGGCTCAAACTGTCCGCCAAAGCGCGTGCAGCAGAGCTCCTGGCCGCACTGGGCATAGCCGCCCACCAGGCGGGTCTCGTCACGCACGCCGATCTGGCGCATGTCGACGCGAATGTGCAGCGTCGAGGACAGGTCCTTGACGAGCTGACGGAAATCGACGCGCTCCTCGGCAGCAAAGTAGAACACAGCCTTCTCGCCGCCAAACAGGTACTCGACGCCGACCGGCTTCATCTCGAGGTCGAGCTCCTTGACCAGACGGCGGAAGTCGACCATGGCCTCGTCACCCTGGATAGCCAGGTCGTCGGCAAGCTGCAGGTCGATGTCGCTCGCTACGCGCAACACGGGCTTGAGCGGCTGACCGATTTCGTCGAGCGGCACCTCGAAGGGATCGGCCGTGACCAGGCCGATCTCGGTTCCGCGCTCGGTGGAGCAGATAGCATAATCGGCCTCGAGGATATCCAGATCCTGTGGGTCGAACCACAGGTCGCGCGAGGCGTAGGTAAACTTAACGGGTACGACTAACGGCATTTCAGTGCCTTCCTGATATCGAACAGCATGACCTCGATGGCCAGCTGGGGAGTAACGTTTCTGGCGATGTTGCGCTCAGCGGTCGCGACTGCCTCGAGCGCCCGGGTGGCACCCGCAACATTCGTCGCCGCGGCAAGCCGCCCGATCGTGTCGCGCACGTCCTCGTTCACAACGTCTGCCGCCTCATCCTGAAGTGTCAGCAGCACGTCGCGCATGAGCGTCCGCGCGCTCGCCAGCGCTTCCATGATACCCGAACGCTCGCGCGCGTTGAGTTCGCGCTTGTTGCGGTCCTCAAGCTGCTTCAATGCTCCACGCGACAGGTAGTCGGCATTTTGCTCGAGCACCTTTTCCTGCGTGGACTTGACCTCGGCGAGCGGCGCCTTGACGGCGACGATGAGTGACTTGGCGCGGCTGAGCACGTCGGCCTCGTCGGCAGCGATGAGCGAGTCGATGGCGCGGACCATCTGACGACGGGCGTCCTGGCGCTCGGCGCTCTTGAGAAACTCGATGCCACGCGTGGGGCTTCCCGCCACAGCGACGGCCATGCGGCAACGCGCAGGGTCCTGACCGGTGGCGCGGCTCACGGCCTGCGCGGCCACAGTGGGCGACACCAGCCGAAACGGTACGCACTGGCAACGGCTCACGATGGTGGGCAGCATCACGTCGGCCGAGGTGCCCAACAGGATGAACATGACGCCCTCGGGCGGTTCCTCGAGCGTTTTGAGCAGCGCGTTGGCGGTGTTGGCGCGCAGCTGCTCGGCACGGTCGATGATGTAGACCTTTGCCTTGGCGCGGATGGGCGCCAAGGGCACGTCGTCGAGCAGCTCGCGGGTCTGCGCGATGAGGTAGCCCGTAGCACTTTCGGGGGTGTAATAGTGCACGTCGGGATGCGTATGGCGGGCGACGCGCACGCAGCTGTCGCACGAGCCACAGCCGTCCCGCTCGCACAGGAATGCCTGGGCAAGCGCCCATGCGGCGTCGAGCTTACCGGCGCCGGAAGCGCCCAAGAACAGGTAGGCGTGCGATGCGCGGCCGCTTGCGATGGCGTTGGTCAAAAAATCGCGCACGCGCTGTTGGGTGTCGAGCTTGGCCAGCAGGCTTGTCTGCGCGGGGGCCATGTTACTCGGCCTCCTGGGCAAGCGCGGCGGCGACGGCATCTTGGGGGACATCGAGGCCATACGCACGAACCAGCTCGACCGTCTGCGCGAAGACGTCTGCGATCGACGCAGTGGCGTCGATGAGCTTCACGCGGTCTGGCTCCTCGGCAGCAATGGAACAAAATCCCTGATAAACGCGCTCCTGGAAGGCCATGCCCTTTGCCTCCATGCGATCCGCCGCACCGCGGGCCGCCATGCGCAGCGCCGCCTGCTCGGGCGTGATGTGATAGACGAGCGTGAGCGCCGGATGCGTACCGGTGACAGCCAGGTTGTTGGCATCGCGCACCATCTGACGGTCGAGGCCATCGGCAAACGCCTGGTAGCAGGTCGTGGAATCGTAGAAACGGTCGCACAGGACCACCTTGCCGGCAGCGAGGGCGGGAGCTATGACCTCATGCACCAACTGAGCGCGTGCCGCCTCGTAGAGCAGCAGCTCGCAGGTGTCGCCCATCGCCGTATTGGCAGGGTCGAGCAGCAGGGCGCGGATCTTTTCGCTGATGGCGGTACCGCCCGGCTCGCGCAGGCTCACAACCTGGTAACCAGCGAGCTCGAGCGCACGGGCAAGTAGGCGCGCCTGCGTGGACTTGCCGGCGCCGTCGACGCCCTCGAGCGTGATAAAGCTATGTTGAGCGGGCTCAAAAGCCATGGGCGCATCCCCTTCCCACAAGGCGCGAAAGTGCAAGTTATAGCAACCAAGCCATGATACCCCAGCGTCCGGCGCACCCCAAATCCCACCTAGTCATTGGGGACGTTCTTAAATGACTAGGCGACAGTTAGGGACGTTCCTAAAGTGCCGGCCGGAAAGGAATGTCCCTAACTGCCGACCCTCTAAGTTGCGGTGAAATAGGGACTGAATACGCCTTCTAACAGCAAATACAATCCCTATTTCACCGCAAGTTAGGAGTGGGCGCGGGCGTTGATAGCGAAGGAAATGTCGCGCTCGAGGGCTAAGGCTTGCTCGCGTTCGAGGTCTTGGGTGAGGATTGCCAGCACGTAGGGGCGCTCGGTGTAGACGATTGCGGCATCGTGCTGAGCATTCGCCAGGCTGCCCGTTTTGTGCGCGACCAAAACGCCGCCGGGAACGCCCTCGACAATACCGCGCGCGTCTTCCTGCGCCAGCAGATATCCGCGCGCTCGCTCGCACAGCTCGGGCGTCGCGATTGTCCCCGCCGCCAGCCGCTGCAACACGGCCGCAGCATCACGAGCGCTCGTATAGTTCTCGCGACCTTGTGCCTGGGCCTCGGTGTCCATCATCAAACGAGCGAGCACGGTCTGGGTCAACCCCAATGCGGCACACGTTTCGTTGACCGTATCCATGCCAAGTCTGCCGATAACAAGGTTCGCTGCCACGTTATCGCTCTGGGCGATCATAGCGTGCAGCAGCTCGTCAATACTGTACGACACACCCGCACCGCGCGACTGAATGTTGCCGCTGCCACCCACGATATCCTGTT is a genomic window of Collinsella aerofaciens containing:
- the hpf gene encoding ribosome hibernation-promoting factor, HPF/YfiA family; the encoded protein is MDIKVSGRKTTVTDALRAHVDEKIGEALKVFDIEPMTVDVVLRYEKNPSNPNPAIVEVTVRARGSVIRVAEHGADMYAAIDLSADKVTRQLRKFKTKVVDNRQGGASAADVAPVERVEDLADLLLPEEEDDLLVREKVIDVTPMTEEQALVQTDLLGHDFYVFENATTGLINVVYHRKNGGYGIIKPRIETLDE
- a CDS encoding substrate-binding periplasmic protein, coding for MVRGSLMHAARLGAGTAAVIAVLGLSGCAFNPLSTFTTPTIDQIERETVTPTVSDDALVTPGTLTVALDTSDAPQAMQGADGNLTGYAVDAARALASRMGLKVAFVDASSADSALGDKKADIFIGDINSTDGDISTLGTCLYDAAAVFGKTSDGESLSVSAETLNAATLGVQTSSASQEALAKQSITANQKTFSNINECFEALESGEIDYVICDSTAGGYLARLMSQISYVGALETPSTLGVAGLAANDELCRAVSDALDGITVDGTLEAVHSVWYGTMPYDLTTKTVSGADVQSSDTGSSESASSDSSSEGATSEDKSSSQEGAITDDDINKLNS
- a CDS encoding IS256 family transposase, translated to MEGKAMPQEESVLRLGRDEALEAARLWQECGDAREFACRVLGSVMNALMDSEAQQMCGASRNERSDGRENSRNGYRPRSLKTAVGDVELEIPKLRHGTYYPEGMLARWSRVDTSVAAIVQEMYVCGVSTRKVERVASKLGISSLSSSEVSSLCSDLDAEVAEFRRRDLSGTPCCYLWLDATYMSCRVGSSVVSQGVVTAIGLGADGRKHFLGCDVVDTESEDSWAAFLGGLRERGLAGVRLVVSDSHAGLVAAVSRLFQGCAWQRCVTHLQRNLQSACSGRPEDSKAAVRDLVHAAVYQDDPDLARCVWAEAAPWVASVSARAGEVFEQAEDSALAFTAFPRAHWAKLRTNNVQERANREIKRRYRVVQSFPSRESMLRLTCASLMETEGQWSQQRVFSEASAAEGFAEPADRPAPTEGRRRALGRRAREIVDEIVERRGLKKE
- a CDS encoding ComF family protein is translated as MKRHLNVLGCLQGAGILPFADELLPFAERLAHEGLEALSPTRCAGCERSGALICQDCLAALALIDPRHSCTRCGAPFGDLLCTECSVEGASSAMAEALDRCLACAVYTHPLPRIIKAYKDAGERRLAPYLAELLYDTALHAQVAAPERYGGVLSGADAVVFVPATAAAFRRRGFDHMEAIARPFCELSGVPLLDALVKYGHGDQRELGREERRERARGMYETVEDVRGRRLLLIDDVITTGATMAAASAELKRAGAAAVDGLAIARVW
- a CDS encoding PSP1 domain-containing protein, producing the protein MPLVVPVKFTYASRDLWFDPQDLDILEADYAICSTERGTEIGLVTADPFEVPLDEIGQPLKPVLRVASDIDLQLADDLAIQGDEAMVDFRRLVKELDLEMKPVGVEYLFGGEKAVFYFAAEERVDFRQLVKDLSSTLHIRVDMRQIGVRDETRLVGGYAQCGQELCCTRFGGQFEPVSIRMAKEQDLPLNSSKISGVCGRLMCCLRYEFEAYKDFKSRAPKKKTLIDTPLGKARIQEYDTPREQLVLRLENGKVFKVNLADMTCSEGCKKKAAEQGCNCRPDCVTRDVLERIESPEMRLALMELDRENGVDVGDGLSSADRLAGTTMPKRRRRDADADTRAGQSQGEGRGRGKGRGKAEAPEAEEAAGGRRRRKRSGSGDTGEAAPAGKNSPREREAQQPQQQNRGGGMNPTRRRRRRHLSSEEREDAFRAAAAREAVAAPKGGSGSDTPADKGGKQRNDDERTPRPRRRHSSGAQQKPSVPSVADQVSDGEVKVTRRRPGDGGGAAAKAARGAARDERESRDDRGGEGSADQGQKRRRRRRSRKPRQDGGEGSTQNSSAPQPPTGE
- a CDS encoding ATP-binding protein, producing the protein MAPAQTSLLAKLDTQQRVRDFLTNAIASGRASHAYLFLGASGAGKLDAAWALAQAFLCERDGCGSCDSCVRVARHTHPDVHYYTPESATGYLIAQTRELLDDVPLAPIRAKAKVYIIDRAEQLRANTANALLKTLEEPPEGVMFILLGTSADVMLPTIVSRCQCVPFRLVSPTVAAQAVSRATGQDPARCRMAVAVAGSPTRGIEFLKSAERQDARRQMVRAIDSLIAADEADVLSRAKSLIVAVKAPLAEVKSTQEKVLEQNADYLSRGALKQLEDRNKRELNARERSGIMEALASARTLMRDVLLTLQDEAADVVNEDVRDTIGRLAAATNVAGATRALEAVATAERNIARNVTPQLAIEVMLFDIRKALKCR
- the tmk gene encoding dTMP kinase encodes the protein MAFEPAQHSFITLEGVDGAGKSTQARLLARALELAGYQVVSLREPGGTAISEKIRALLLDPANTAMGDTCELLLYEAARAQLVHEVIAPALAAGKVVLCDRFYDSTTCYQAFADGLDRQMVRDANNLAVTGTHPALTLVYHITPEQAALRMAARGAADRMEAKGMAFQERVYQGFCSIAAEEPDRVKLIDATASIADVFAQTVELVRAYGLDVPQDAVAAALAQEAE
- a CDS encoding serine hydrolase, with the protein product MSLGGCAARRNEAEGSAVPAKQTSKRSSATKATAAPKSSWIAAIQQDIEALVESYGDSVSVYAVALDPQTFASLDGEVAVAPDARHVAASIIKLPILACALETVTAGELSLDEQITVTQQDIVGGSGNIQSRGAGVSYSIDELLHAMIAQSDNVAANLVIGRLGMDTVNETCAALGLTQTVLARLMMDTEAQAQGRENYTSARDAAAVLQRLAAGTIATPELCERARGYLLAQEDARGIVEGVPGGVLVAHKTGSLANAQHDAAIVYTERPYVLAILTQDLEREQALALERDISFAINARAHS